The following proteins come from a genomic window of Micromonas commoda chromosome 2, complete sequence:
- a CDS encoding predicted protein: MACIARPTFYPASATASFRRDRSRVARVATPTRAAAQARDDPRADDVQTCVTRMSRRAVAAVAVAAAALPALPARAEDVKIISDKEGFGSKAAKTGDLLLVNYVATIDGGKMVDTTLGGEKYFTNGMQQSVQPAAARPVIVKVNDLITPVPGQPKGLKKGVEGMRVGGVRTFEVADCFGPSAVRSPYALIPGGSTVTYEVTVLRLSDTGPDALFKDVAGCGLGGANTMVNGCDSIVPTE; encoded by the coding sequence ATGGCCTGCATCGCCCGCCCAACCTTTtaccccgcgagcgcgacggcgtcgttccGTCGAGATCGgtcccgcgtcgctcgcgtcgccacccctacgcgcgccgcggcgcaggcgcgcgacgacccgcgTGCCGATGACGTCCAAACCTGCGTGACGAGGATGAGCAGgcgcgccgtggccgccgtggccgtcgcggcggccgcgctcccagccctccccgcccgcgcggaggacgttAAGATAATCTCCGATAAGGAAGGGTTCGggtcgaaggcggcgaagaccgGGGACCTCCTCCTGGTGAACtacgtcgcgacgatcgacggTGGCAAGATGGTGGACACTACGTTGGGTGGAGAAAAGTACTTCACCAACGGCATGCAGCAGTCGGTccagcccgccgcggcgaggccggtCATCGTGAAGGTGAACGATCTCATCACCCCGGTCCCTGGGCAGCCCAAGGGGTTGAAGAAGGGCGTGGAGGGCAtgcgggtcggcggcgtgaggACGTTCGAGGTTGCCGATTGCTTCGGCCCTTCGGCGGTGCGCTCCCCTTACGCGCTCATCCCCGGCGGTTCCACCGTGACGTACGAGGTGACCGTGCTGAGGCTGAGCGACACCGGGCCGGACGCGCTGTTCAAGGACGTGGCGGGGTGCGGGCTGGGAGGTGCCAACACCATGGTGAACGGATGCGATTCGATCGTGCCCACAGAGTAG
- a CDS encoding predicted protein has protein sequence MSTIWRPNLDRLYASVAEMEGSESEEEEKDAMKKGVKRKRAPHTKGPCEHGVKPRSRCKVCSACPHGKQRSRCKECGGSQICVHSRVRSACKECGGGSICEHGRQRSKCKECGGSQICQHGRRRSQCKECGGGSICEHGRRRSECKECGGGSICEHGRRRSQCKECGGSAICEHGRQRYLCKECGGSGICEHGRQRSKCKECKK, from the coding sequence ATGTCGACGATTTGGCGACCTAACCTCGACCGGCTGTacgccagcgtcgccgagatggagggaTCGGAgagcgaagaggaggagaaggatgCGATGAAGAAGGGCGTGAAGAGGAAGAGAGCCCCTCACACgaaggggccatgcgagcacggggtgaagccTCGGTCGAGatgcaaggtgtgcagcgcttgtccgcacgggaagCAGCGCAgtcggtgcaaggagtgcggtgggtctcaaatctgcgtgCACAGTCGCGTACGCTCTgcatgcaaggagtgcggcgggggctcaatctgcgagcacggccgtcagcgctctaagtgcaaggagtgcggtgggtctcaaatctgccagcacggtcgtcgtcgctctcagtgcaaggagtgcggcggtggatcaatctgcgagcacggtcgtcggcgctctgagtgcaaggagtgcggcgggggctcaatctgcgagcacggtcgtcggcgctctcagtgcaaggagtgcggtgggtctgcaatctgcgagcacggtcgtcagcgctatctatgcaaggagtgcggtgggtctggaatctgcgagcacggccgtcagcgctctaagtgcaaggagtgcaaGAAATAG
- a CDS encoding predicted protein, whose product MASSFSAKRAENVSALLGEVVKRLVDVEPHSLTGPTDQPTQEHDENFGIAHNYCAYHTRHHTFPDTDPYKVDDALDALRERLGIHAQLDKQLALDMLVARFRRVEWRTDTPDVHARVISLLLELSRNPLRTKYTHIDAMAALGEDDLGTNDASDRDQASDRDQASDRDEPDDDVDDATSDSTLSDWTDDEEEDGDDDARAERLRLGVEEAVAARRDAPRGGEWVRGRRSGAPADGTDDDGDGDDGDEKSAPGDGDDAATDPEFRWSDLRVDDEPACAAPDRDEWEWDPRATRGRSRGGAGDAVVAAAARLLPALASARGREGATLVGAWDGSTESKVVGDALHALQGAAPARRAPGAAVPHLSPAALAAGLERAADAAATLDLVERAANAVLATPAPVLRVSSQNNAGRRSGYPSLGSVGASIGGFGPTIRAFAAALARHVRELREELAPLVQRAAGLAAGGAGDKAGAPTLLELRAAVRSVAARARVLDSLAAAALRPRLATGFNSGGETSKRPGGFDCPASNAARCLTALHRACAAHQMTSSCAGDGDGGDGFVTSLRLLCSAAQPYLSALHRWLERGEVVADPGGELFVCAGPEEGVAAIGTEAHWEGGFVLRRNNADGSATCPEFLARHVDELLAAGKSVRLLRSGAGGAGTAPKMESHLCVDFCDAVRRALETSRVPEDADAGKENASPGMENSADATTRAAEDDESVRLLSSATLEACPPPRVDDDTDDHDHAPGFVVSAGMGTDAAAAEAESLVAAGLAGSTARLAPFVGERAEWSGTHFDVPRSIAAAAELDAWLRTSADARSPATCPAGSLIARAAVAPARARAAAVGSALMSRLREDWRLGAHLAALRAVFLGGAGEAAHSFASSVFERLDETRVSGGGDLDAPSSESCSLLGFADASEINAALADALAADGCGDLPDPSDVAVDVMPPLIADPAHAGAVGARRRSIWGDSGVGSESAGEGAARLDALSRLRLSVKTPWPLALVVPESCADRYNACATFLLQLRRARASVEEASRAGWTPEARRAPGGVLSGPHARALLAELRHFTQALHEHVIGRVLHHAWLELERDVADARSPGDARRAHDKFLDVVCAQCLASPDPTWTLLAGQTRAALGIACDFAAAQRRAGAKARASGEGWEASPGPGYGSIYAPVPEGEAERLAGAFRRARSYVLRVIESKLRVGTYPELHELRLRLDFNGYYGTDAGGES is encoded by the exons ATGGCGTCGAGCTTCAGCGCCAAGCGCGCGGAGAATGTCTCCGCGCTGCTTGGCGAGGTGGTGAAGCGCctggtcgacgtcgag CCCCACTCACTGACCGGACCCACTGACCAACCCACCCAGGAGCACGACGAGAACTTCGGCATCGCCCACAACTACTGCGCGTATCACACGCGCCACCACACGTTCCCGGACACCGACCCGTACaaggtcgacgacgccctcgacgccctgcgcgagcgcctgggCATCCACGCGCAGCTCGACAAGCAGCTGGCGCTGGACATGCTGGTCGCGCGGTTCCGGCGCGTGGAGTGGCGCACGGACACCCCGGACGTGCACGCGCGGGTCATCTccctgctcctcgagctcagCAGAAACCCGCTGCGGACGAAGTACACGCacatcgacgcgatggccgcgctgggcgaggacgatTTGGGCACGAACGACGCATCGGACCGAGACCAAGCGTCGGACCGAGACCAAGCATCGGACCGAGAcgaacccgacgacgacgtcgacgacgcgacgtccgacTCCACGCTCAGCGACTggaccgacgacgaagaagaggacggcgacgacgacgcacgcgcggagaggctgaggctcggcgtggaggaggcggtcgccgcgaggagggacgcgccgcgagggggcgAATGGGTGCGAGGACGTCGaagcggcgcgccggcggatgggacggacgacgacggggacggggacgacggggacgaaaagtcggcacccggggacggggacgatgcGGCGACGGACCCCGAGTTCAGGTGGAGCGAcctgcgcgtcgacgacgaacccgcgtgcgccgcgccggatcgAGACGAGTGGGAGTGGGACCCGAGGGCGACTCGgggacgctcgcgcgggggcgctggcgacgcggtggtcgccgccgccgcacggcTCCTGCCGGcgctggcgtccgcgcgggggcgcgagggcgcgacgctcgtgGGCGCCTGGGACGGATCCACCGAGTCAAAGGTGGTTGGCGACGCGTTGCACGCGCTgcagggcgcggcgcccgcgagaagggcgccgggcgcggcggtgccgcacctgtcgcccgccgcgctcgccgccggtttggagcgcgcggcggacgcggcggctacgCTGGACCtggtggagcgcgcggcgaacgcggtgctcgcgacgcccgcgcccgtgttGAGGGTTTCGTCGCAGAACAACGCCGGTCGACGCTCCGGCTATCCGTCGCTCGggtccgtcggcgcgtccatcggcggTTTCGGTCCCACGATTCGAGCattcgccgcggctctcgcgcggcACGTTCGCGAGCTGCGGGAGGAGCTGGCGCCCCTCGTGcagagggcggcggggctcgccgcgggcggcgcgggcgataaggcgggcgcgccgacgctgctggagctgcgcgcggcggtccgttccgtcgcggcgcgagcgagggttctggactcgctcgcggcggcggcgttacGCCCTCGGTTAGCGACGGGATTCAATTCGGGTGGGGAGACTTCGAAAAGGCCCGGCGGGTTCGACTGCcccgcgtccaacgcggctCGGTGTCTCACCGCGCTGcaccgcgcgtgcgcggcgcaccAGATGACGTCCAGCtgtgccggcgacggcgacggcggcgacggcttcgtgACGTCGCTCCGGCTGCTGtgctccgccgcgcagccGTACCTCTCGGCGCTGCACCGGTGgctggagcgcggcgaggtggtggCGGATCCGGGCGGGGAGTTGTTCGTGTGCGCGGGACCGGAGGAAGGGGTGGCGGCGATCGGCACGGAGGCGCACTGGGAGGGCGGGTTCGTGCTCCGGCGGAACAACGCGGATGGTTCGGCGACGTGCCCGGAGTTTCTGGCGCGGCACGTCGACGAGCTGTTGGCGGCGGGCAAGTCGGTCAGGCTCCTTcgaagcggcgcggggggggcgggcacggcgccgaAGATGGAGTCGCACCTGTGCGTGGATTTCTGCGACGCCGTCAGGCGCGCGTTGGAGACTTCGCGGGTGcccgaggatgccgacgcgGGGAAGGAAAACGCATCCCCGGGGATGGAAAACTcggccgacgcgacgactcgcgccgccgaggacgacgagagcGTGCGACTGCTCAGCAGCGCCACCCTGGAGGCGTGCCCGCCTCcccgcgtggacgacgacaccgacgacCACGACCACGCGCCCGGGTtcgtcgtcagcgccggGATGGgaacggacgcggcggcggcggaggctgagtcgctcgtcgccgcgggtttggcggggtccaccgcgcggctGGCTCCGTTCGTgggtgagcgcgcggagTGGAGTGGGACCCACTTCGATGTCCCGCgatccatcgcggcggcggctgagctcgacgcgtggctgaggacgagcgcggacgcgagatccccggcgacgtgccCCGCGGGATCTCTCatcgctcgagccgccgtcgccccggcgcgggcgcgggcggcggcggtgggctcggCTCTCATGtcccgcctccgcgaggactggcgcctcggcgcgcacctcgcggcgttaCGCGCGGTGTtcctcgggggcgccggcgaggctgcgcactcgttcgcgtcgtccgtgtTTGAACGTCTGGACGAGACGCGGgtgagcggcgggggcgacctcgacgccccaAGCTCCGAGTCGTGTTCGCTCCTTggcttcgccgacgcgtccgagattaacgcggcgctcgcggacgccctcgccgcggacggctgCGGCGACCTACCGGATccgagcgacgtcgccgtcgacgtcatgccgccgctcatcgccgaTCCCGCtcacgcgggcgcggtgggcgctcggcggcggtcgatTTGGGGCGATTCCGGCGTCGGTTCCGAGTCGGCGGGTGAAGGCGCGGCGAGACTCGACGCGCTGTCCCGGCTCCGACTCTCCGTCAAGACCCCGTGGCCGCTCGCGTTGGTCGTCCCGGAGTCGTGCGCCGACCGCTACaacgcgtgcgcgacgtTTTTGCTGCAGctccgacgcgcgagggcgtcggtggaggaggcgagccgcgcggggtggacccccgaggcgaggcgcgcgcccggtGGCGTTTTAAGCGgtccgcacgcgcgcgcgctcctcgccgagctccggcACTTCACCCAGGCGCTTCACGAACACGTCATCGGGCGCGTCCTGCACCACGCGTGGCTGGAGCTCGAGAGGGacgtggcggacgcgagatcgcccggcgacgcgaggcgagcgcACGACAAATTCCTCGACGTCGTATGTGCACAgtgcctcgcgtcgccggatccCACGTggacgctcctcgcggggcagacgcgcgcggcgctgggaaTCGCGTGCGACTTTGCCGCCGCGCAGAGGAGGGCGGGTGCgaaggcgagggcgtcgggcgaGGGCTGGGAGGCTTCCCCGGGGCCCGGTTACGGTTCAATATACGCTCCGGTGCCTGAGGGGGAGGCGGAGAGGCTGGCGGGGGCGttcaggcgcgcgcggtcgtacGTGCTGCGCGTGATCGAGAGCAAGCTGCGGGTCGGGACGTACCCGGAGCTGCACGAGCTCCGGTTGAGGCTGGATTTCAACGGGTACTACGGCAcagacgccggcggcgagtctTGA
- a CDS encoding predicted protein, translating into MTKRGVAGALARRAWDYLRNDLREIVWPRPMPDPPGKFPRISSMSAGEHLACWWDGITSYVDGWRWYNGEPKREREARLERERRERIARGEAEAAADAGRAEWDQDLDGVAEELEGMLKAGKRVGLEAWKVQFKHFYKTRMAAYREGVKEFIEGYKEGRAEALKPVELTEEEKEEARAEAALIAAELARRREARMAEETKQRAVQSPDDIAAGSRAQTERSSI; encoded by the coding sequence ATGACGAagcgcggggtcgccggcgcgctcgctcggcgggcCTGGGACTACCTGCGGAATGACTTGCGCGAGATCGTGTGGCCGAGGCCCATGCCGGACCCGCCCGGGAAGTTTCCGCGGATCTCGAGCATGAGCGCGGGAGAGCACCTCGCGTGCTGGTGGGACGGGATCACGTCGTACGTGGACGGGTGGCGGTGGTACAACGGCGAACCGAAgagggagcgcgaggcgcggctcgagcgcgagcggcgggagcgcatcgcgcgaggggaagccgaggcggcggccgacgcgggccGGGCCGAGTGGGACCaggacctcgacggcgtcgcggaggagctggaggGGATGCTCAAGGCCGGCAAGCGCGTGGGGCTGGAGGCATGGAAGGTGCAGTTCAAGCACTTTTATAAGACCCGGATGGCGGCGTACAGGGAAGGGGTGAAGGAATTCATCGAGGGATACAAGGAGGGACGGGCGGAGGCGTTGAAGCCCGTCGAGctgaccgaggaggagaaggaggaggcccgggcggaggctgcgctaatcgccgcggagcttgCGAGGAGGCGGGAGGCCAGGATGGCCGAGGAGACGAAGCAACGGGCTGTGCAGAGCCCTGAtgacatcgccgcggggtccaGGGCGCAGACCGAACGTAGCAGCATTTAG
- the RPL37E gene encoding ribosomal protein L37e (Ribosomal protein L37e. This family includes ribosomal protein L37 from eukaryotes and archaebacteria. The family contains many conserved cysteines and histidines suggesting that this protein may bind to zinc. expressed), with protein MGKIGKGTGSFGKRHNKSHTLCRRCGRRSYHIQKSTCGACGYPSARKRNYNWSVKAIGRRTTGTGRMRYLKHLPRRFKNGFREGTQAVSKKRAASE; from the exons ATGGGTAAGATTGGAAAGGGTACAGGATCGTTCGGCAAGCGTCATAACAAGAGCCACACGCTGTGCAGGCG GTGTGGTCGACGCTCTTACCACATCCAGAAGTCCACCTGCGGCGCGTGCGGTTACCCCTCCGCCCGCAAGCGCAACT ACAACTGGTCCGTGAAGGCGATCGGCCGCCGCACCACCGGCACCGGCCGCATGAGGTACCTCAAGCACCTCCCCCGCCGCTTCAAGAACGGCTTCCGCGAGG GCACCCAGGCTGTGTCCAAGAAGCGTGCTGCCTCCGAGTAA
- a CDS encoding mitochondrial carrier family (uncoupling protein) → MSPPPPSSGQRNSFVGNLAASAFSASFAEACTIPLDTAKVRLQLQAGSSGPPKYRGMLGTVATVAREEGAAALWKGIGPGIHRQVLFGGLRIGLYEPIKDLYVGKDHVGDVPLHLKVAAGLTTGAVGITIASPTDLVKVRMQAEGKLPEGAPRRYPSAFKAYGIIAKQEGVAALWTGLSPNIMRNAIINAAELASYDQVKSSLLSAGMSDGVPCHILSGLGAGFVACVVGSPVDVIKSRVMAGRYSGFLDCAVTTARVEGLGAFWKGFLPNFGRLGSWNVVMFLTLEQVRKAMRDNNLM, encoded by the coding sequence ATGTCGCCCCCACCTCCGAGCTCGGGACAGCGCAACAGTTTCGTcggcaacctcgccgcgagcgcatTCTCCGCGTCATTCGCTGAAGCATGCACGATCCCGCTGGACACCGCCAAGGTCCGACTGCAGCTGCAGGCTGGCTCCTCGGGCCCTCCCAAGTATCGCGGGATGCTCGGCACGGTGGCGACCGTGGCGAGGGAAGAGGGCGCTGCGGCGCTGTGGAAGGGTATCGGTCCGGGAATACACAGGCAGGTTCTCTTCGGAGGCCTGCGCATCGGCCTGTACGAGCCCATCAAGGACCTCTACGTCGGCAAAGACCACGTGGGCGACGTGCCACTCCATCTCAAGGTGGCCGCGGGTCTCACAACCGGCGCCGTGGGGATcaccatcgcgtcgcccaccgATCTGGTCAAGGTGCGGATGCAGGCGGAGGGTAAGCTtcccgagggcgcgccgcgaaggtaCCCGAGCGCGTTCAAGGCGTACGGAATAATCGCCAAACAGGAGGGAGTCGCGGCGCTGTGGACCGGCCTCTCGCCCAACATCATGCGCAACGCTATAatcaacgccgccgagctggcgAGTTACGATCAGGTCAAGTCAAGTCTGCTCTCGGCGGGGATGAGCGACGGGGTGCCGTGCCACATACTGTCGGGTCTCGGCGCCGGGTTCGTGGCTTGCGTCGTGGGTTCGCCGGTGGACGTCATCAAGTCGAGGGTCATGGCGGGGCGGTACTCCGGTTTCTTGGAttgcgcggtgacgacggcgagggtggaGGGACTGGGTGCGTTCTGGAAAGGGTTCCTCCCGAACTTTGGGCGGTTGGGCAGCTGGAACGTGGTGATGTTCCTTACGCTCGAGCAGGTGCGGAAGGCCATGCGCGACAACAACCTCATGTGA